TCGCTGAACGCCGCTGCCTCGCACTCGGCTCGGCCGCCCGAAAATCCAACGCGTCCCTTCCTTCTTCGCAGCGGCCACGCCGCACAGCGCCACCGCGCACAACGCCGCGCTCACGCTGCGAACTCTTCTCCCCAAACTCCTCCGCGAAATACTGGGCTCTCGTTCGCATCGCTCTTCTGCCGATCAGTGTTATTCAGATTCAGTGAAAAACCTCACTGTGGTTTGGCCCTTGGCGGTGAGGTTGAGGCAAACTGCCTGTGGCTCAAGGACGTTATGCTGTCGGAGCGGTTTTTGCGGTTGCGCTACGGCCCGACAAAAACCTCACTTTTTACACGGGCCGTTTTACATCAATGAATGGCCCGATTTCTTTTCCGGTGTGGAAGGATGAGCTGGCGCGGGGTGGTCTATGCGCGACGGATGAGGAGGCGTTCCGGCGCGAAATCCTTTCTTTTTTGAGGCATTGCAAAACCACGCACTCGCCAGCCACGGCGGAGTTGGCCAAGCAGTATCTGGAGGGACGGGAGAAGCTCTCGCGTGGACCGGCGCGGGAGGCGTTGCGGTGGTTTTTTCGAGAGGGCGCGCGGTGGATGCGGGGGGCGAGAGCAGTGGACAATGATGGCCAGGCGGCTGCGGTCGGAGTGCGGCGGGTCAAGGCGGTCTCGCGGCCGGCGAACGCGGCTGAACGCAGCACTCCACCGGCGAGGATCGGAAGCGCGGCCCCGCCGCCGTTGGCGGCCGACGATTTGGGGCGGGAGCCTTGGGAGCGGCAACTGGTGCGCGTGTTGCGGGAGCGAGGAATGCTCTGGCGCACGGAGCAGACTTATCGCGAGTGGGCGGTGCGTTTCGCGCGGTTTCTGGCGCCGCGCAGCCCTTATGCGGCCGAAGGGCGGGACGTCGCGGAGTTCTTGTCGGCGCTGGCGGTGAACGGCCGGGCAAGCCCGTCCGCGCAGAAGCAGGCGCTGAATGCGTTGGTCTTTTTCATGCAAGAGGCGTTGTCGCGCGATTTGGGCGACATGGAGTTCACGCGGGCCTTTCCCAAACGCCGTCTGCCCACGGTGCTGACGACGGGCGAATGTCAGGCAATCTTCGCCCAGTTGGAAGGCACGCCGCGACTGATGCTGGAACTCGCGTATGGCGCGGGATTGCGGTTGATGGAGCTGCTGCGGCTGCGGGTGCACCATCTGGATCTCGCGCGCGGCCAGTTGCGGGTGCTTGCGGGCAAAGGCGACAAGGACCGCGTCACGGTGTTGCCGGAAGCGCTGCAGGGCCGGTTGCGCGATCATCTGGCGCGGCTGCGCCCGCAGTGGGAGGCGGATCGCGCGGCCGGTTACGCGGGAGTCTGGTTGCCGGAGGGTTTGGCGCGCAAATATGCGAGAGCGGGCGAGAGGTGGGAATGGCAGTGGTTGTTCCCCGCGCGAGACCTGTCACGCGATCCGGTGAGCGGCGTGGTGCGGCGCCATCATGTGAGCGATACGACATTCCAACGCATCGTGAAGCGGGCGGCGGAGCGAGCCGGCACGAACAAGCGGGTGACGCCGCACGTCTTCCGCCATTCGTTCGCGACGCACTTGCTCGAGGGCGGCACCGACATCCGGACGGTGCAGGAACTCATGGGCCATGCGAGCGTCGAGACGACGCAGATCTACACGCACGTGATGAAGAAGCCGGGGCTGGGCGTGCGCTCGCCGCTGGATCGGTAAGCGGGGGACGGATGACCGAGAACGGAGAGCGGAGAACTGAGGGCTGAGGGCGCGTCTAGCTCAGCTCTTCGGCGGAGTTGCCGGCGTGGGCGCGGGGCGGTGGCGCTGGGCGGTCCAGGGCAAGGTGACCGGTTGGCCGCCGTCGTGGCCGGGGGCTTCGATTGTGCCGGTGATCGTATCGCCTGCGAGCGTGCCGCGGTAGTGCACGACGTATTTCTGGCCGCGGAAATTGCGCACGACGTCGAAGGTGAGCACCGCGTCCTGCAGCGCGGCGTTGCTGATGGCGGTGTCGCCGAACTGATTCGTATAGGCGCCCGTGAGCTGGCCGTCTTTGAGGGCGAGTGTGAGCTTCGTCTCGATCGGGCCGTTGGCGCTCGCGGTGTTCCATTGCCAAACGCCGGAGGGATCGGCGGCGTGCGTCGCGGCGGTCGCGATCAGGAGAGCGAGAATGGAAAGGGCGTGGCGGAGGGCTTTCATTCGGGTTGGGCGGGGCGCTGGCGGAGGTTTAGTTGCCGGCGATTTTCTCGTCGGTGCGCGTCGGGCTGGCGGGGAAGGAGAGCGACTCGGGCGGCGGTGGGGTGTGTGCATCGAAGCCGGCGAAGTCCGGTGCGAGGTGCGCGGCGAGAGCGGGGACGTCGCGCTTGATGGCGTCGGCGATGCACGCGGCGAGCGCGTAAGCGCCGTAGGAGTTGTGGTGCGTGGCGTCCTTGCCGCCGTCGTTGAAGGCGAGCGGGGCGCGCGTCGGGCCGAGCGCCTCGTAGAAGGCGGCGCTGGCGGCGCGCAGGTCGAGGCAGGGGCGGCTTTCCTCGGCGGCGACGGCGCGCACGACGGCGGGGTAATCGCCGTGCGTCGTGCGGATTTTTCCGTCGGGGCCGAAGGTGCGGCGCTCGGGCGAGGTGACGAGGATCGGTTGCACGCCGCGCAGCCGCGCCTCGGCGATGAAGGCTTTGAGGTAGGCGCGGAAGGTCGTGTGGGCCTCGGCGTAGGTCTGCGGCCAGTTGGCTTTCTGGTCGTTGTGACCGAACTGAATCAGCATCCAGTCGCCGCGGCGCGCGAGGCTGAGGACCTTGGCGAGGCGGCCTTCGGCGAGGAAGGATTTCATCGTCTCGCCGGACTCGGCGTGGTTGGCGAGGGCGATATCGGCACGGAGAAAGCGCGGCAGCATCTGGCCCCAGCTCGCGGCGGGATCGGAGCGCTGGTCGGTGACGGTGGAGTCGCCGAGGAGGAACACGGTCGGCACGTCGACGGGCTCGAGGCGGATGGAGCGCACGCGTGGCGCGGGGCCGTTGAATTCGAGAGTGAGTTTTCCGTCCCAAGTGAAGGAGCCTTGCTCGCGCGGCTTGAGCGCGACGGTGCAGGCGCCGGGCGCGTTGGCGGGGGGCGGCGGGAGCGCGGCGTGGCGGACGTTCACGATGAACGAGCGCGTGGCGAACTCGTCGGCGGCGGTCTTCACAGTTTCGAGCATGAGCCGGCGCGATTCGGCGCGCACGAGAGTGGCGGCGGGCGCGGCGGCGTCGCCGAGGACGACGGTGACGCGGTAATTGCCCTCGGGTGCGGTGACGGAGAAATAGAACGGTGCGTCGCCGTGCGGGCGCGTGCCGAGGTCGAAGCCCGCGCCGTTGGCCGCGGAGTAGGCGTCGATGCGGTCGGGCGACGTGAGGTCGAAATCGCGCGGCGCGGACGGCGCGGCGCGGACTGTGCTCGCGACGGCGATAAACGCGAGGGCAGCGACAAGCGTGTGGAGCGCCAGCGTGTGGCTGGGTTGGGGGAGCGAGCTGGCTCGCGACGGGAAACGGATGAGTCGCGAGCAAGCTCGCTCCCACAAGAAGGCGGCGCGGGCGTGGAGTTGTCGCGAGCAAGCTCTCTCCCGCAGGATTGAGAAAACGGAGGTCACACGAGTTCGCTCAGTTTCTGCGCGGCGGGCGCGAGCGGCACGAGGTCGGTGATGGTGACCGGCGCGCCGGTCTGGATCGAGCGGTTGGCGGCGATGCCGACGAGGATCGAGGCGGCGCCTTGTTCGTGGCCGGCGGAGCGTTGCCACGGGTCGGCGGGTGGGGCGGGCGAGAAAAGTTGCTCGGTCATCACCACGTCGGCGCCGCCGTGCGGGCCGGTGGCGGGCGGCATGGGCACGAGGTAGCTCGGCTGAAAATGCGGGAAGACGCGGATCCACTCGCCCTCGGCTTCGGCGCTGCCGTGTTGCTCGAGCTTGAACTCGGAGCTGACGACCGCGCGGTTCATGTGCGAGCCGATGAACTCGTGATATTCGAGGCGGCCGCGGTCGCCGTTGAAGGTGACGCGCATGCCTTCGCGCGGACTGTAGGCGACGAGGGAGTAGTTGAGCACCTGGCCGGTGCGGTAGCGCACGAGTGCGGACATCTGGTCGTAGATGTCGATGTCGTCGCGAAAGACGTTTTGATCGCGCAGATAACCGGTGTCCTTCTCCGCGTTCAGGTAGAGACGGCGGAAGCTCTCGCTCTCGTTGAGGTCGAGCTTGAAGGGATCGTCGCCGGTCGTGGCACCGGTGTAGCGCGGGTAAGTGGTCCAACGCTCGTCGCCGCGCGCGAGGGCGTTTTGCTTGCCGTAGTAAACGAGCGAGCCGTGGGCGAACACTTGAGAGGGGATGGCGTCGAGCCACCAGTTCACGAGATCGAAGTGGTGGGTGGACTTGTGGACGAGCAGGCCGCCGGACTGCGTCATGTGCGAGTGCCAGCGGCGAAAATAGTCGGCGCCGTGCGAGGTATCCAAGAGATACTCGAGGTTGACAGACTGCACGCGACCGATGGTGCCGGCGGTGAGGAGCTCGCGGACCTTGGTGCGGAAGGGGCCCCAGCGGTAATTGAACGCCACGCGCACGCGGCGGCCGCTCTCGCGCTGGGCGGCGAGGATGGCGGCGCATTTTCCGGCGTCGATCGTGAGCGGCTTTTCCGTGATGACATCGCAGCCGGCGCGGAGGGCGCGCACGATGTAGTCGTGGTGCGTGGCGTCGACGGAGCAGACGATCACGATTTGCGGGCGCGTGGTGCGGAGCATCTCGTCGAACTGCGCCGGAGCGAATGTCGGCACGGGCGCGGCCGACCAGCGCGTGGCGATGAGCTCGTTGTAGTAGGCCATGCGCGTGGGGCTGGGGTCGAGGAAGGCGACCAGCTCGTTGTGCGCGCGGTAGTGGGCGAAGACAGGTTCGACGAAGGACAAAGCGCGACCGCCGGTGCCGACGAGCGCGATGCGTTGGGGAGCCATGGGAGAGGAGGTTCGCGGAATGCGGCGCAGGCCGCAAGACAGCGCACGGGGGCGGGCGCGACTGACAGTTTGAGATCGCGACGGCGGGAGCGGACGGTGCGCGGGAGGATGCCCAAGATCGCGCCGCCGCAATTTGAGGTGGCGGCGTGCGGAGCGGGCGCGCAGGTTTCGCAGCCGTGCGGATCGGAAGCGGACAGGTCGGACTGTCAGGAATCTGCGGCGTGGTCGCTGCGGGGGCGGGCCGTAGTTTGGCGGGGCGCTGTTGCCCCTGAACCCGTGCGAACGCCCGTGAGTGCGGTTCCGTCGCTCCCTCGCCACACCCCACATTCCTGATGATCTTCGGCAGCCTGCACTGGTTGGACATCGCGGTGGTCGTCGCCTACTTCGCGGCGGTCATCACCATCGGACAGCGCGCGTCGAAGGCGACGAAGAGCGAGGAGGGTTTCTTCCTGGCGGGCCGGAAGCTGGGGAAACTCTACCAGTTTTTCCTCTCGTTCGGCAACGCGACCGAGCCGCAGGGGGCGGTGAGCACGGCGAGCCTCGTCTACCAGCGCGGCGTGGCGGGCGTGTGGTTCGCGTTCCAGACGGTGTTCATGAATCCGTATTTCTGGTTCATGAACGTGTGGTTCCGGCGGGTGCGCTTGATGACCTCGGCGGACCTGTTCGAGGATCGCTTCGCCAGCCGCGGGTTGAGCCGGCTCTATACGCTGAGCCAGGTGGCGGTGGCGTGCGTGTTTCTCGGTTTCGCGAATTTCGTGGCCTACAAGATCGCGTCTTCGCTCGTGGTGAAGACCGAGGCGCAGATGACGGCGGCGGAGCACAGTTCGGTGCAGCGCTACGAACAGTTCAAGAAGCTCGAGCGTGCCGCGACGGCCGGTCCGCTGGCGGCGGCGCAGCAGGCGGAATTGACCGATCTGCGCGACCAATATGCGCGCGGCGAGCTGCGCAACTACATCACCTTGCTCAACCCCGTGCCGTTCTACCTCGCGTTCACGGCGATCGTCGGCGCCTACATCGTGCTCGGCGGCATGTCGGCCGCGGCGGTGAACGAGGGGCTGCAGAGCGTGCTGATCATCGTGTTTTCCGTGATTCTGATTCCGACGGGCATCGCGGCGGTCGGAGGCTGGAAGGAGTTCGCCCAGCGCGTGCCGCAGCCGATGACGGACCTGTTCGCCGGGCCGGGCATTTCGCTGTGGTTCATCGCGGCGGTGCTGCTGGTGAGCATCGTGCAGATCCATGCGCTGAGCCACAACATGACGATCTTCGGCTCGGCAAAGAACGAGTTCGCGGCGCGGTTCGGCGTGA
This window of the Candidatus Didemnitutus sp. genome carries:
- a CDS encoding Gfo/Idh/MocA family oxidoreductase — protein: MAPQRIALVGTGGRALSFVEPVFAHYRAHNELVAFLDPSPTRMAYYNELIATRWSAAPVPTFAPAQFDEMLRTTRPQIVIVCSVDATHHDYIVRALRAGCDVITEKPLTIDAGKCAAILAAQRESGRRVRVAFNYRWGPFRTKVRELLTAGTIGRVQSVNLEYLLDTSHGADYFRRWHSHMTQSGGLLVHKSTHHFDLVNWWLDAIPSQVFAHGSLVYYGKQNALARGDERWTTYPRYTGATTGDDPFKLDLNESESFRRLYLNAEKDTGYLRDQNVFRDDIDIYDQMSALVRYRTGQVLNYSLVAYSPREGMRVTFNGDRGRLEYHEFIGSHMNRAVVSSEFKLEQHGSAEAEGEWIRVFPHFQPSYLVPMPPATGPHGGADVVMTEQLFSPAPPADPWQRSAGHEQGAASILVGIAANRSIQTGAPVTITDLVPLAPAAQKLSELV
- a CDS encoding rhamnogalacturonan acetylesterase; translated protein: MALHTLVAALAFIAVASTVRAAPSAPRDFDLTSPDRIDAYSAANGAGFDLGTRPHGDAPFYFSVTAPEGNYRVTVVLGDAAAPAATLVRAESRRLMLETVKTAADEFATRSFIVNVRHAALPPPPANAPGACTVALKPREQGSFTWDGKLTLEFNGPAPRVRSIRLEPVDVPTVFLLGDSTVTDQRSDPAASWGQMLPRFLRADIALANHAESGETMKSFLAEGRLAKVLSLARRGDWMLIQFGHNDQKANWPQTYAEAHTTFRAYLKAFIAEARLRGVQPILVTSPERRTFGPDGKIRTTHGDYPAVVRAVAAEESRPCLDLRAASAAFYEALGPTRAPLAFNDGGKDATHHNSYGAYALAACIADAIKRDVPALAAHLAPDFAGFDAHTPPPPESLSFPASPTRTDEKIAGN
- a CDS encoding integron integrase is translated as MRGARAVDNDGQAAAVGVRRVKAVSRPANAAERSTPPARIGSAAPPPLAADDLGREPWERQLVRVLRERGMLWRTEQTYREWAVRFARFLAPRSPYAAEGRDVAEFLSALAVNGRASPSAQKQALNALVFFMQEALSRDLGDMEFTRAFPKRRLPTVLTTGECQAIFAQLEGTPRLMLELAYGAGLRLMELLRLRVHHLDLARGQLRVLAGKGDKDRVTVLPEALQGRLRDHLARLRPQWEADRAAGYAGVWLPEGLARKYARAGERWEWQWLFPARDLSRDPVSGVVRRHHVSDTTFQRIVKRAAERAGTNKRVTPHVFRHSFATHLLEGGTDIRTVQELMGHASVETTQIYTHVMKKPGLGVRSPLDR